One part of the Bacteroidia bacterium genome encodes these proteins:
- a CDS encoding M1 family aminopeptidase: MLLKVLGFELRYRITRPATWIYFGIMFLLAFGAASTDYVTIGSSSGLIKLNAPTKIALMMAVLTALPGFFFASAVMGNPILRDFQHKTSALIFTTPISKGAYLFGRFAGSYLILLLIFSGMLVGFMLGPVMPWVDADKYLPYNVWHFIQPFLLFVIPNAFIAGSLFFMGGALSKKLLFVYVQGIALFVLYMVSGQFLSELERHQFVAWSDPIGLNLLNLVSRYWTVTEQNSQTYELAGLILQNRVLWTLIGIAALAITYFRFNFHARQKKVKKGKEVSKSPLSTTHVPTAIPKVAVSSGWQTNLQRVLSLSKFYFLEVIKSIPFQVIVGLGLFSLIMDSTDMGTMYGTNSYPTTYQVLGIIGNFNLFFIILIVFYTGELIWRERDVKINQIHDALPMPDFVGMVSKFLGFMALHVVMLMILMIAGIIIQATKGYFNFEIGVYLKTLFSDTLIFLTLFTLLTFFIHVIVNQKFLGHAIVVLVFLMTSFILPEMGIEHNLFLFGNFGLGTYSDMNDYGHYVTPFSWYSLYWLGFVFVLAALSVVLAVRGTDTLMKTRFQLAGFRFSRPILSFGLAALMMFGLSGCYIFYNTNVVNKYENSDIGEERQANYEKELKQYQNLAQPKNVETYMEVDIYPERRDFDAEGYFVLKNKHAHAISEIHIQHNINVDELSLAYLSFGEKAEEGHGQASIKEEFPDFGYYIYELTTPLDSGDSVVMYFKNEFRTNGFVESGSNTQVVFNGTFFNNTYFPSIGYNASGELTDKDDRKEYDLPEERERALPRTDSLGQITNFLGDDADHIKFEIKMSTSPDQIAIAPGYLQKEWEEEGRRYFHYKMDVPMFNFYSMISARYEVVREAWETPQGRPVNLEVYYHKGHEYNLDRMMGSMKHSISYYEEHFSPYQFRQMRIMEFPRYSTFAQSFANTVPYSEGIGFILKPDEDDVDMNYYVTAHEMAHQWWGHQVIPANVQGAAMVSETMSQYSALMVMKEKYPEEMMQKFLKHELDRYLSGRRFEQKKERPLDLVESQGYIHYRKGSLIMYALQDYIGEDKVNEALKRMVDTWAWREDRYATTDTLVQYLRDVTPDSLQYMITDFFETITLYENRAKTVNYTELDNGKYQVSLDLSAVKYRADSLGNETAIDFEDWIDIGVYTEGESGKDSLIYLQKHPIKGDVVLEVEVDVEPTKAGIDPINKLIDRNPSDNTTTATKGEAESTVAMN; the protein is encoded by the coding sequence ATGTTATTAAAAGTACTCGGATTTGAATTAAGATACCGAATTACCCGACCAGCTACCTGGATCTATTTTGGCATCATGTTTTTGCTGGCTTTTGGAGCAGCCAGTACAGATTATGTTACCATTGGTAGTTCGTCTGGATTGATAAAACTAAATGCACCGACAAAGATCGCCTTAATGATGGCTGTATTGACAGCTTTACCTGGCTTTTTCTTTGCCTCGGCTGTGATGGGAAATCCCATTTTGAGGGATTTTCAACATAAAACCAGTGCCCTCATATTTACCACTCCAATCAGCAAAGGCGCATATTTGTTTGGAAGGTTTGCAGGTTCCTACCTCATCCTTCTGCTTATATTTTCCGGTATGTTGGTCGGATTCATGTTGGGTCCCGTAATGCCCTGGGTGGATGCAGATAAATACCTGCCCTACAATGTATGGCATTTCATCCAACCCTTCTTATTGTTCGTGATACCCAATGCCTTTATCGCAGGCTCTCTCTTTTTCATGGGAGGAGCCCTGTCCAAAAAGCTATTGTTTGTTTACGTACAAGGGATTGCCCTTTTTGTCTTATATATGGTGAGTGGTCAATTCCTATCGGAATTGGAAAGGCATCAATTCGTTGCCTGGTCCGATCCAATCGGTTTGAACTTATTGAACCTGGTTTCAAGATATTGGACCGTAACGGAGCAAAATTCTCAAACCTACGAATTGGCAGGACTTATCCTTCAAAACAGGGTACTCTGGACCCTGATCGGAATCGCAGCATTGGCAATCACCTATTTCAGGTTCAATTTTCACGCCCGACAAAAGAAAGTCAAAAAAGGAAAAGAAGTCAGCAAATCGCCTTTATCTACCACACATGTACCTACGGCTATTCCTAAAGTAGCTGTTTCAAGTGGATGGCAGACCAACCTTCAAAGGGTTCTTTCCCTCAGTAAGTTTTACTTCCTGGAGGTGATCAAGTCCATTCCTTTCCAGGTAATCGTAGGACTGGGATTATTCTCTCTCATCATGGACTCCACCGATATGGGAACCATGTACGGGACCAACTCTTATCCTACAACTTATCAGGTACTAGGTATCATTGGCAACTTCAACCTCTTTTTCATCATCCTTATCGTCTTCTATACCGGTGAGTTGATTTGGCGAGAACGAGATGTAAAGATCAATCAGATTCATGATGCCTTGCCGATGCCGGATTTTGTAGGGATGGTGAGCAAGTTTCTCGGTTTCATGGCCCTGCATGTAGTGATGTTGATGATACTTATGATTGCCGGGATTATCATTCAAGCCACGAAAGGCTATTTCAACTTCGAGATTGGTGTTTATTTAAAAACCCTTTTCTCTGATACCCTGATATTCCTGACACTCTTTACCCTACTGACCTTTTTCATACATGTCATTGTCAATCAGAAATTCCTCGGGCATGCGATTGTAGTCCTGGTATTCCTGATGACTAGTTTCATCTTACCCGAAATGGGGATTGAACATAACCTCTTCCTCTTTGGAAACTTTGGACTGGGTACTTACTCTGACATGAATGATTATGGCCATTACGTAACCCCCTTCTCCTGGTACAGCTTGTATTGGTTGGGCTTTGTATTTGTCCTGGCAGCCTTGTCGGTTGTTCTGGCAGTGCGAGGAACTGATACCCTTATGAAAACCCGCTTTCAACTTGCAGGTTTTAGGTTCTCTCGACCTATTTTGAGCTTTGGCCTGGCAGCCCTGATGATGTTTGGGCTTTCTGGCTGCTATATTTTCTACAATACCAATGTGGTCAATAAATATGAAAACTCGGATATAGGCGAAGAAAGGCAGGCCAATTATGAGAAAGAATTAAAACAATACCAGAATCTCGCTCAGCCCAAAAATGTCGAAACCTATATGGAAGTAGATATTTACCCGGAAAGAAGAGATTTTGATGCGGAAGGTTATTTCGTCCTGAAAAACAAGCATGCACATGCCATATCCGAAATCCACATCCAACACAATATAAATGTTGATGAATTGAGTCTGGCATATCTGAGTTTTGGAGAGAAAGCGGAAGAAGGACATGGACAGGCCAGTATAAAAGAAGAATTCCCTGACTTCGGTTACTACATCTATGAACTGACTACCCCTCTGGATAGTGGAGACAGCGTGGTCATGTACTTCAAAAATGAATTCCGTACCAATGGATTTGTAGAAAGTGGGTCCAATACCCAGGTCGTTTTCAATGGAACTTTCTTTAACAATACCTATTTCCCATCCATCGGCTACAATGCTAGTGGGGAATTGACAGACAAAGATGACCGGAAAGAATACGACTTACCGGAAGAGCGCGAAAGAGCCCTGCCCAGAACAGATTCTTTGGGTCAGATCACCAACTTCCTCGGAGATGATGCCGACCACATCAAATTTGAGATTAAGATGAGTACTTCCCCTGACCAAATTGCAATAGCCCCGGGTTATCTGCAAAAGGAATGGGAAGAAGAGGGCAGACGATATTTCCATTATAAAATGGATGTTCCGATGTTCAACTTCTACTCCATGATCTCTGCTCGTTATGAGGTAGTGAGAGAAGCCTGGGAAACGCCTCAGGGAAGGCCTGTCAATCTTGAGGTTTACTACCACAAAGGACATGAATACAACCTGGATCGCATGATGGGATCTATGAAGCATTCGATCAGCTACTATGAGGAGCATTTCAGCCCTTACCAGTTCCGTCAAATGCGCATCATGGAATTCCCACGCTATTCGACCTTCGCTCAATCCTTTGCCAATACAGTACCGTATTCAGAAGGCATAGGATTTATCCTAAAGCCTGATGAGGATGATGTGGACATGAACTATTATGTCACAGCTCATGAGATGGCACATCAGTGGTGGGGCCATCAGGTTATCCCGGCCAATGTGCAGGGAGCAGCTATGGTTTCTGAAACCATGTCTCAATATTCTGCCTTGATGGTGATGAAGGAAAAGTATCCGGAAGAGATGATGCAGAAATTTCTCAAACATGAACTGGATCGCTACCTCTCCGGAAGAAGATTTGAACAGAAAAAAGAGCGTCCGCTTGACCTGGTCGAATCACAAGGGTATATCCACTATCGCAAAGGTTCGCTGATTATGTATGCCCTCCAGGACTATATCGGCGAGGACAAGGTAAATGAAGCCCTCAAGCGCATGGTAGATACCTGGGCATGGAGAGAAGATCGCTATGCAACTACAGACACCCTGGTTCAATACCTGAGAGATGTAACTCCGGATAGCCTTCAATACATGATTACCGACTTCTTTGAGACCATCACTTTGTATGAGAACAGAGCCAAGACTGTCAACTATACAGAACTTGACAATGGCAAGTACCAGGTGAGCCTGGATCTCAGCGCGGTCAAATACCGCGCAGATAGTCTCGGAAATGAAACAGCTATTGATTTCGAAGACTGGATTGATATCGGCGTCTATACCGAAGGAGAATCTGGAAAGGATAGCCTGATCTATTTACAAAAACATCCGATCAAAGGAGATGTAGTGCTGGAAGTGGAAGTTGATGTGGAGCCGACCAAAGCTGGTATCGACCCCATCAACAAATTGATCGATCGGAACCCCAGCGACAATACTACTACTGCTACCAAAGGAGAAGCAGAAAGTACAGTCGCCATGAACTAG
- a CDS encoding ABC transporter ATP-binding protein translates to MELVIQNLSKTYPNGVRALQNVSLTIQQGMFGLLGPNGAGKSTLMRSIATLQEPDGGKIVFDGIDVRTQKEELRKVLGYLPQEFGVYPKVSAEKLLDHLAVLKGISNTSERKELVEALLHKTNLYEARKKNLGGYSGGMKQRFGIAQALLASPRLIIVDEPTAGLDPAERNRFHNLLSELGEEAVVILSTHIVDDVKKLCTDMAIINQGQILMTGNPREAISEVEGKIWQKKIAKAELPKYKDAFNVISDRLETGETIINIFADSDPEQGFSAVEPGLEDVYFSYIFGGIKEKVAVAG, encoded by the coding sequence ATGGAACTCGTTATCCAAAACTTGAGCAAGACCTATCCTAATGGAGTCAGGGCCTTGCAGAATGTATCTCTTACTATCCAACAAGGCATGTTTGGTTTGCTAGGCCCTAATGGAGCCGGAAAGTCAACCCTCATGCGCAGCATTGCAACTCTCCAGGAACCTGATGGAGGAAAAATTGTATTTGACGGAATAGATGTCCGAACACAAAAAGAAGAATTACGCAAAGTACTCGGTTATTTACCCCAGGAATTTGGAGTATATCCTAAAGTGTCCGCTGAAAAATTGCTGGACCACCTCGCAGTCCTTAAAGGCATTAGCAACACCTCTGAAAGAAAAGAACTGGTAGAAGCCCTGCTTCACAAAACAAATCTCTATGAAGCCCGCAAAAAGAATCTTGGAGGATATTCAGGAGGTATGAAGCAAAGATTTGGGATTGCTCAGGCTTTGTTGGCTAGTCCCAGGCTCATCATTGTGGATGAACCGACAGCTGGACTGGACCCGGCAGAAAGAAATCGCTTTCACAATCTCTTAAGTGAGTTAGGAGAAGAAGCCGTTGTAATCCTTTCTACCCACATTGTAGATGATGTCAAAAAACTCTGTACTGACATGGCCATCATCAACCAGGGGCAAATTCTTATGACGGGAAATCCGAGAGAAGCGATCTCTGAGGTAGAAGGAAAGATTTGGCAGAAAAAGATTGCGAAAGCGGAATTACCCAAATACAAAGATGCTTTCAATGTAATATCTGATCGCCTGGAAACAGGGGAAACCATTATCAATATTTTCGCTGACAGTGATCCCGAACAAGGCTTTAGTGCTGTTGAACCCGGTCTGGAAGATGTGTATTTCTCCTACATATTCGGAGGAATCAAAGAAAAAGTAGCTGTAGCAGGATAA
- a CDS encoding GDSL-type esterase/lipase family protein, translating to MKRHFVTLISIFFLISIGCKEVPTGEGTDFFVHPAADFIQYQGRIGEEDGAKVLYWSGSSIKIQFKGEKMSVVLRDEKYDNYFNVLLDGELINILRPDTLKKSYVLVEDLKDETHVLEIFKRTEWEHGKTWFYGFEPETDTEFEMPFQKKRRMEFYGNSITAAYAVEDTSGKDSPDSTYTNFYQSYAAITARHFQANYNAIVRSGIGITVSWMPIIMPEIWDRLDPTDPGSRWDFRSIPNPDVVVVNLLQNDSWLILLEDFEQYKIRFGDKKPSIEFVTARYQDFIRNIRGKYPAAHIICMLGNMDITKEGSPWPKYVQSVVDALEDPKIHTLFVPHQAISSHPQIKEQEAMADSLINKITDKVGWK from the coding sequence ATGAAACGGCATTTTGTTACACTAATAAGCATATTCTTTCTCATTTCCATCGGATGTAAAGAGGTTCCGACAGGGGAGGGAACAGATTTTTTCGTCCATCCAGCTGCTGATTTTATTCAGTATCAGGGAAGAATTGGGGAAGAAGATGGAGCCAAAGTCCTCTACTGGTCAGGTTCGTCTATCAAGATTCAATTTAAAGGAGAAAAGATGTCTGTGGTCCTTAGAGATGAGAAATACGATAATTATTTCAATGTTTTACTCGATGGGGAGCTGATAAATATCTTACGGCCGGATACCCTCAAGAAGTCTTATGTGCTGGTTGAAGATTTGAAAGATGAAACCCACGTACTCGAAATCTTTAAGCGGACTGAATGGGAGCACGGCAAAACCTGGTTTTATGGATTTGAGCCGGAAACCGATACGGAATTCGAAATGCCTTTTCAAAAAAAGCGGAGGATGGAGTTTTATGGAAATTCGATAACAGCGGCCTATGCGGTAGAAGATACTTCCGGAAAGGACTCTCCAGACAGTACCTATACCAATTTCTACCAGAGTTATGCGGCCATTACTGCTCGCCATTTTCAGGCTAACTATAATGCCATTGTGAGAAGTGGAATCGGGATAACTGTAAGCTGGATGCCTATAATTATGCCAGAGATATGGGATCGGCTCGACCCTACTGATCCTGGTAGTAGATGGGATTTCAGGAGCATCCCTAATCCGGATGTAGTTGTTGTCAATCTTTTACAAAATGATTCCTGGTTGATTCTTCTGGAAGATTTTGAGCAATACAAAATTCGCTTTGGAGATAAAAAACCCAGTATTGAATTTGTAACTGCGCGTTATCAGGATTTTATCAGAAATATCAGAGGCAAATACCCCGCTGCACATATTATTTGCATGCTGGGCAATATGGATATTACTAAAGAAGGTTCTCCCTGGCCCAAATATGTACAATCAGTGGTAGATGCCCTGGAAGATCCAAAGATTCATACCCTATTTGTTCCCCATCAGGCGATTTCTTCTCATCCTCAAATAAAGGAGCAAGAAGCCATGGCGGACTCATTAATTAATAAGATTACTGATAAAGTTGGGTGGAAGTAG
- a CDS encoding acyl-CoA dehydrogenase family protein — MDTVANKSALKGGEFLIRSTQAQDVFIPEEFSEEQKMMAEACADFIKTEIDPHVERMDSMEEGFMASLLTKAGELGLLAVTIPEEYGGLGMSFNTSMLMADIVGMSGSFSTAFGAHTGIGTLPIQYYGNEEQKAKYLPKLGSGEWKACYCLTEPDSGSDANSGKTKAVLNEEGTHYLISGQKMWISNAGFADVFIVFAKIEDDPNLTAFIVEKDFGGITMGDEEKKLGIKGSSTRQVFFDNTPVPVANMLSDRQNGFKIAVNILNIGRIKLGVGIVGGGKLTAMQAASYAAERKQFGKPIATFGAIKHKLAEMATRIYATEAASYRAGQNIEDKIDELVAGGMDKENASLKGLEQFAIECAILKVLGSEHLAYIVDEGIQVYGGMGFSADAPMERAYRDARIVRIYEGTNEINRMLTVGMIFKRALKGELDLMKPAMAVAQELASPQAAPELGEGVLAKERYTIDQLKKSILMVLGKAAQDLGPKLNDEQEILLNLADMIIELYAVESTLLRTEKLISQKGEEACQAQINMTKLYLYKTADKLFTAGKEALACFAKEAEQPMLIKGLRYLTKAPLVNTAKLRSEIADIMTQSHDYPF, encoded by the coding sequence ATGGATACAGTTGCCAATAAGTCCGCCCTTAAAGGAGGTGAATTCCTCATCCGCTCCACCCAGGCACAAGATGTTTTCATCCCGGAAGAATTTTCAGAAGAACAAAAAATGATGGCTGAAGCATGTGCCGATTTCATCAAAACGGAAATTGATCCGCACGTAGAGCGTATGGATAGCATGGAGGAAGGCTTCATGGCTAGTCTGCTCACGAAGGCTGGAGAATTGGGTTTATTGGCAGTAACGATTCCAGAAGAGTATGGAGGTCTGGGTATGAGTTTCAATACCTCCATGCTTATGGCAGATATCGTGGGGATGAGCGGTTCTTTCTCGACGGCTTTTGGTGCTCATACCGGTATCGGTACTCTACCGATTCAGTACTATGGCAATGAAGAGCAAAAAGCCAAATACCTGCCTAAGTTGGGTTCTGGAGAATGGAAAGCCTGTTATTGCTTGACGGAGCCTGATTCTGGTTCTGATGCGAATTCAGGAAAAACCAAAGCTGTATTAAATGAAGAAGGTACCCACTACCTGATCAGTGGACAAAAGATGTGGATCTCCAATGCCGGTTTTGCAGACGTATTTATTGTATTTGCAAAAATCGAGGATGATCCTAACCTGACTGCATTCATTGTAGAAAAAGATTTTGGAGGAATTACCATGGGAGATGAGGAGAAGAAACTGGGAATCAAAGGTTCTTCTACTCGCCAGGTATTCTTTGACAATACACCGGTTCCGGTTGCTAACATGTTATCCGATCGTCAAAACGGATTTAAAATCGCTGTAAATATCCTCAATATTGGAAGAATCAAATTAGGAGTAGGAATTGTTGGGGGAGGAAAATTGACAGCTATGCAGGCTGCTTCTTATGCAGCTGAGCGCAAGCAGTTTGGTAAGCCCATCGCCACCTTTGGGGCTATCAAACACAAATTGGCGGAAATGGCAACCCGTATTTATGCAACAGAGGCTGCTTCTTACAGAGCTGGGCAAAATATCGAAGACAAGATCGATGAATTAGTTGCAGGCGGGATGGATAAAGAGAACGCCAGTTTAAAAGGACTTGAGCAATTTGCCATCGAATGTGCCATCCTCAAAGTACTCGGCTCTGAGCACCTCGCATATATCGTGGACGAAGGAATTCAGGTGTATGGAGGAATGGGATTCTCTGCCGATGCACCTATGGAAAGAGCCTATCGCGACGCCCGTATCGTGAGGATCTACGAAGGGACCAATGAGATCAATCGTATGTTGACAGTCGGTATGATCTTCAAACGTGCCCTGAAAGGAGAGCTTGACCTGATGAAGCCTGCTATGGCAGTTGCTCAGGAGTTGGCGAGTCCTCAGGCAGCACCTGAATTGGGAGAGGGAGTATTGGCGAAAGAAAGATATACTATTGATCAGCTCAAGAAGTCTATTTTGATGGTATTGGGGAAAGCCGCTCAGGATTTAGGTCCCAAACTCAATGATGAGCAGGAAATCCTGCTAAATCTAGCCGATATGATCATTGAGCTTTATGCTGTAGAATCTACCCTATTGAGAACAGAAAAACTCATTTCTCAAAAAGGAGAAGAAGCTTGCCAGGCTCAGATCAATATGACAAAATTGTACTTGTATAAAACTGCAGACAAACTCTTTACTGCAGGTAAAGAAGCATTGGCTTGTTTTGCGAAAGAAGCCGAGCAGCCAATGTTAATAAAAGGCCTTAGATATCTCACGAAAGCACCTTTAGTCAATACCGCTAAGTTGAGAAGCGAAATAGCGGATATCATGACGCAGTCTCATGATTATCCATTCTAA
- a CDS encoding DUF3524 domain-containing protein, with protein MKILLLEPFFTGSHANWARGVAKHSGHEVKILSLSGKYWKWRMHGGAHSLAVQYLESDFKADLILATDMLDVGLFVALARKKVKDTPVALYFHENQLVYPWSPDDADVSLKRDRHYAFINFSSARVADRVFFNSRYHLEAFFEALPSFLKAFPDQRQLEAIEEIRRKSEVLELGLNLGFFDSFRPGKKVKNKVPVILWNHRWEYDKDPDSFFETLFHLKKEGQEFKLIVAGEAYKRQLPIFDRARKELKEEIVHWGFVENREAYAKLLFQSDIIAVTSLHDFFGVSVVEAIYCGLYPILPQRLAYPEHIPAEFHPTYLYQSKEDLFQKLSTLLENPAQIEVEVFLQRVVGRYDWSQISSIYFRVLAGI; from the coding sequence ATGAAAATACTGCTCCTCGAACCCTTTTTTACCGGCTCACATGCGAATTGGGCCAGGGGAGTTGCCAAACATAGTGGACATGAGGTGAAGATTCTTTCTTTGAGTGGGAAATACTGGAAGTGGCGAATGCATGGAGGCGCTCATAGTCTGGCTGTCCAATACCTGGAAAGCGATTTCAAAGCGGATTTGATCCTTGCGACTGATATGCTGGATGTAGGGCTGTTTGTGGCTTTGGCGAGAAAGAAAGTAAAAGATACGCCTGTTGCCCTTTATTTTCATGAAAATCAATTGGTGTATCCCTGGTCGCCGGATGATGCGGATGTTTCACTCAAACGGGATCGGCACTATGCCTTCATCAATTTTAGCAGTGCTCGGGTAGCTGATCGGGTGTTTTTCAATTCTCGCTACCATTTGGAGGCCTTTTTCGAAGCACTGCCTTCTTTTTTAAAAGCTTTTCCGGATCAGCGGCAATTGGAAGCTATAGAGGAAATTCGTCGTAAGAGTGAGGTCCTGGAGCTCGGTTTGAATCTTGGTTTTTTTGATTCCTTTCGTCCAGGAAAAAAAGTGAAAAATAAAGTGCCGGTCATTTTATGGAACCACCGTTGGGAATATGACAAGGATCCAGATAGCTTTTTTGAAACGCTTTTTCACCTGAAAAAAGAAGGCCAGGAATTTAAACTCATTGTTGCGGGGGAAGCTTATAAGCGGCAATTGCCCATATTTGATAGAGCCAGAAAGGAATTGAAAGAAGAGATTGTGCACTGGGGATTTGTTGAGAACCGAGAAGCCTACGCAAAACTCCTTTTTCAATCAGATATTATAGCTGTGACTTCCTTACATGATTTTTTTGGGGTTTCAGTCGTCGAAGCCATTTATTGCGGACTTTATCCTATCCTTCCTCAAAGATTAGCCTACCCAGAGCATATACCAGCGGAATTTCATCCCACCTATTTGTACCAGTCTAAAGAAGACTTATTCCAGAAACTCTCAACTCTCCTGGAAAATCCTGCTCAAATCGAAGTTGAAGTTTTTCTCCAAAGGGTAGTTGGACGCTATGATTGGAGTCAGATTTCTTCTATCTATTTTAGGGTCTTAGCGGGGATTTAA
- a CDS encoding 1-acyl-sn-glycerol-3-phosphate acyltransferase — MESVQHYIQEGILYEPVVPDIHDWPIARLFQERGKFVNQVIQDASTRLQLDASGEPANIQELVERTMFLERIRMVEDPWRVDPKSEKKFWGDIKKGLVSSEQSLADAASLSKNQEMLEKIVDRYANEIASTFKPQSYHFAKRFLPFFFSTLLNAGAGKTLRSTINHSVGLQEKVHFLGQTEAIRNLATKGTVILVPTHISNVDSILVGWALHALGLPAFIYGAGLNLFNSKVLAYFMNRLGAYKVDRRKKNPIYRQTLNSYSTVAIHEGVHSLFFPGGTRSRSGMIEKKLKLGLLGTAMEAQRRNFTTGVQAQSEKIFVVPMVMSYHFVLEAKSLINQHLKRTGQEQYYILNDEFASYRKFIKFLWNISSTKSDIALAFGEPMDLFGNRVDENGVSYDQHGRPVDLKSYFMSKGEVTTDLQRDAEYTRMLGEKIVDRYHIENRVFSSHLVAYVAFQMLKKRNQAYDLYSLLRISEEDRSISLEEFHATFDRVLQHLRHMADQGKVHLADHMVNDTKTIIEHGVKNLGVYHSKRPLTYQNEKSLMAENMSLLFYYHNRMEGYGLASLI, encoded by the coding sequence TTGGAATCAGTCCAGCACTACATACAGGAAGGGATTCTATATGAACCCGTCGTTCCAGATATTCATGATTGGCCCATTGCCCGCCTTTTTCAGGAGCGGGGCAAATTCGTAAATCAGGTTATACAGGACGCAAGTACTCGTTTGCAATTGGATGCCTCGGGAGAGCCTGCAAATATTCAGGAATTGGTCGAAAGAACCATGTTTCTGGAGAGAATCCGAATGGTCGAAGATCCCTGGCGGGTAGATCCCAAGAGTGAAAAGAAATTTTGGGGAGACATCAAAAAAGGACTGGTAAGTAGCGAACAAAGCTTGGCGGATGCTGCCAGCCTTTCCAAAAATCAGGAGATGCTGGAAAAGATCGTTGACCGCTATGCCAATGAAATCGCCAGTACCTTCAAACCGCAGAGCTATCATTTTGCCAAACGTTTTCTTCCTTTCTTTTTCTCAACCCTCCTAAATGCAGGAGCTGGAAAAACCTTGCGCTCGACCATCAACCATAGCGTAGGCTTGCAGGAGAAAGTTCACTTTCTTGGTCAGACGGAAGCCATCCGTAACCTGGCGACTAAGGGAACGGTAATTCTGGTTCCCACCCACATCAGCAATGTGGATTCGATATTGGTGGGTTGGGCATTGCATGCACTGGGCTTGCCGGCTTTTATTTATGGAGCAGGTTTGAACCTTTTTAACAGTAAAGTCCTTGCCTACTTCATGAATCGTTTGGGTGCTTACAAGGTGGACAGACGAAAGAAGAATCCCATTTACCGACAAACCCTGAATTCCTACTCAACAGTTGCGATACATGAAGGGGTACATAGTTTATTCTTTCCCGGGGGGACACGTTCTCGTTCGGGCATGATAGAGAAGAAGCTCAAGCTGGGCTTGTTGGGAACGGCAATGGAGGCACAAAGAAGAAACTTTACAACAGGTGTACAGGCACAGTCTGAAAAAATATTTGTGGTGCCCATGGTGATGAGTTATCACTTTGTTTTGGAGGCAAAATCTCTCATCAATCAGCATCTCAAGCGTACGGGACAAGAGCAATATTATATCCTTAATGACGAATTTGCTTCTTACCGCAAATTCATCAAATTTCTTTGGAACATTTCAAGTACCAAATCAGATATCGCACTGGCTTTTGGTGAGCCGATGGATCTTTTTGGCAATCGCGTAGATGAAAACGGAGTAAGCTATGACCAACACGGAAGACCGGTTGATTTGAAGAGCTATTTCATGAGTAAGGGAGAGGTTACGACCGATTTACAAAGGGATGCGGAATATACGCGTATGCTGGGAGAGAAAATTGTAGATCGCTACCACATTGAAAATCGTGTATTTAGTAGTCATTTGGTGGCTTATGTGGCTTTTCAGATGCTGAAGAAACGAAATCAGGCCTATGATTTGTACTCTTTATTAAGGATTTCTGAAGAAGACCGAAGTATTTCTTTGGAAGAGTTTCACGCAACTTTTGATCGAGTCTTGCAGCACCTCAGGCATATGGCTGATCAGGGCAAAGTGCATCTTGCAGATCACATGGTCAATGATACCAAGACCATCATTGAGCATGGGGTGAAAAATCTGGGGGTATATCACAGCAAGAGGCCCCTGACTTATCAAAACGAAAAGAGCTTGATGGCTGAAAATATGAGCCTCTTGTTTTACTATCATAATAGAATGGAAGGTTATGGGCTCGCAAGTCTCATCTAA